One segment of Pseudanabaena sp. PCC 6802 DNA contains the following:
- a CDS encoding NF041680 family putative transposase — MISLDKLEQFRKYTYEIIGNGRDALFDLMDAVLTSRSVSSFVELSLSPLFRREWSSIYEALQDSHPPREDLMKQYIQQMPAAEVTILAGDHTAWSRPYAVTLQERTYEHQPQPGVGSKPVTVGQGYSTIAWIPESEGSFALPLRHERITSFENPIQKAASQLRLVCAEIPGTVLFLGDGEYGCAPFLQQTADIPCIKLLRLRPNRVLYHAPKDYEGHGRPHKHGEKFSLKDSDTWSIPQADITIAEPKLGRLQIRRWPNLHLKQAADHPFTLILVERLDMPESKPLWLIWVAKDEPILSEVWQKYLRRFAIEHWYRLVRQRLHWTIPQLSTPAQMETWSDLMPLLTWQLWLARELVQDSPLPWQKPMTKLSPGRVANAFALVLVRIGSPSPDPKPRGKSPGWPLGKKRTQRIRYPTVKKRYAKPLKKASAATA, encoded by the coding sequence ATGATTAGTTTGGATAAACTTGAGCAATTTCGCAAGTACACGTACGAAATTATAGGGAACGGGAGAGATGCGCTGTTCGACTTGATGGATGCGGTACTGACGAGTCGGAGTGTTTCATCGTTTGTGGAACTTTCGTTAAGCCCATTATTTCGGAGGGAGTGGTCGAGTATCTATGAAGCACTGCAAGATAGTCATCCTCCACGTGAAGACTTGATGAAGCAATACATACAGCAAATGCCGGCAGCAGAGGTGACGATATTGGCGGGCGACCATACAGCCTGGTCGCGTCCCTATGCGGTGACATTACAAGAACGCACCTACGAACATCAACCTCAACCGGGAGTAGGAAGCAAACCTGTTACGGTGGGGCAAGGATACAGCACAATTGCCTGGATTCCAGAGTCAGAAGGGAGTTTTGCCTTACCGTTGCGGCATGAGCGGATCACCAGTTTCGAGAACCCGATTCAGAAAGCCGCTAGTCAGTTACGCTTGGTTTGTGCGGAAATTCCTGGGACTGTGCTTTTCCTGGGGGATGGCGAGTATGGGTGCGCACCATTTTTGCAGCAAACAGCAGACATCCCGTGTATCAAGCTGCTCAGGCTACGCCCCAACCGGGTTCTGTATCATGCCCCAAAGGATTACGAGGGGCATGGGCGACCCCATAAGCATGGAGAGAAATTTAGCCTCAAAGACTCTGACACTTGGTCTATTCCCCAAGCAGACATCACAATTGCAGAGCCTAAACTGGGACGATTGCAAATTCGTCGATGGCCAAACCTGCACTTAAAGCAAGCCGCAGACCATCCCTTTACACTCATTCTGGTCGAACGTCTTGATATGCCTGAATCGAAACCCCTGTGGTTGATTTGGGTCGCTAAAGACGAGCCAATCTTGAGTGAGGTATGGCAAAAATATCTGCGCAGATTTGCCATTGAGCATTGGTATCGCTTGGTGCGTCAACGTCTCCATTGGACAATCCCTCAGCTTTCTACCCCTGCTCAGATGGAGACTTGGTCGGACTTGATGCCTTTACTTACTTGGCAATTGTGGCTCGCTCGTGAACTTGTCCAAGACTCTCCTCTGCCTTGGCAGAAACCGATGACTAAATTGTCTCCTGGTCGAGTTGCAAATGCTTTTGCTTTAGTTTTGGTCAGGATTGGCTCTCCTTCCCCTGACCCTAAACCTCGCGGTAAGTCTCCAGGTTGGCCTCTTGGGAAAAAACGAACCCAACGGATTCGTTATCCTACTGTCAAAAAACGCTATGCCAAGCCCCTCAAAAAAGCTTCCGCTGCAACTGCTTAG
- a CDS encoding cation:proton antiporter has protein sequence MPPLAAIPIGTLPLNDPVYIFCVILLIIAIAPPIANFLKIPPLVVLIILGTILGKNVLGILDRDVAGTSTIVSALVDKGEILASERSALLKVLNQQSLLQGLERIGLLYIMLLAGLQMNLQNLQRLGVRSLVFGLLTFGVPFTTGLISGQWLTAGGLAAVLLGILYSPHTLMSYPIMSRYGIVQKEAVGVAVGGTVVTSILTLVGLSIVQAVKSGNVGTQLWINLLVLFPMLVFLCFWGLPKVSRFMLGAKEDYALGGQFIYVLSCLFIVAAGTLLLNIDSIVGAFIAGLALNRSIPFTSPLMKQIEFVGNNLFIPAFMIAVGVLCNPKIFFTNPENLGIALAVIAGAVGAKFLAAAIAGKAFSYTFAEVMVMFSLTMSRAALVLVIALYGKNVGLINDGIFNAIIVYIIVTCLASPLIADAFGKQIASQQELELAEQQAS, from the coding sequence ATGCCCCCTCTAGCTGCTATTCCCATCGGCACCCTGCCCCTTAACGACCCCGTCTATATTTTTTGCGTTATCCTATTGATTATTGCGATCGCGCCACCTATCGCTAATTTCCTCAAAATACCGCCCCTCGTCGTACTAATTATCCTGGGTACCATCCTGGGCAAAAACGTCTTAGGAATATTGGATCGAGACGTGGCTGGCACATCTACTATAGTATCTGCCCTGGTTGACAAAGGTGAAATACTCGCATCGGAAAGATCGGCGCTGTTAAAGGTGCTGAACCAGCAGTCGTTACTCCAGGGTTTAGAAAGGATAGGGCTGCTCTATATAATGCTGCTGGCAGGTTTGCAGATGAACTTGCAGAACCTACAACGCTTGGGCGTGCGATCGCTCGTATTTGGGCTGCTTACCTTTGGCGTTCCTTTTACAACTGGGTTAATCTCAGGGCAATGGCTGACAGCAGGCGGGTTAGCCGCCGTGTTGCTAGGTATTTTATATTCTCCCCATACCCTCATGTCATATCCAATTATGTCGCGTTATGGCATCGTTCAAAAAGAAGCAGTTGGGGTTGCCGTTGGGGGCACAGTTGTAACTTCGATTCTCACGTTAGTGGGCTTATCAATAGTGCAAGCAGTTAAAAGTGGGAATGTGGGAACCCAATTATGGATTAACCTACTGGTTCTATTCCCAATGCTAGTATTTTTATGTTTTTGGGGATTACCTAAAGTTTCCAGATTTATGCTGGGAGCCAAGGAGGACTATGCTTTGGGCGGGCAGTTTATTTACGTGCTTTCCTGCTTGTTTATTGTTGCCGCTGGCACTCTTTTGCTGAATATCGATTCAATCGTCGGTGCATTTATTGCGGGACTGGCTTTAAATCGTTCGATTCCCTTCACTAGTCCCTTAATGAAACAGATTGAATTTGTGGGCAATAACCTGTTTATCCCCGCATTTATGATTGCAGTTGGAGTACTGTGCAATCCTAAAATTTTCTTCACCAATCCTGAAAACCTCGGCATTGCCCTGGCAGTAATTGCTGGTGCTGTAGGCGCGAAGTTCCTGGCCGCTGCGATCGCTGGCAAAGCGTTTAGCTACACATTTGCGGAAGTGATGGTGATGTTTAGCCTCACGATGTCCAGAGCAGCTTTGGTATTGGTAATCGCCCTGTATGGCAAAAACGTGGGATTAATTAACGATGGAATTTTTAATGCCATTATCGTCTATATCATTGTCACTTGCCTAGCTAGCCCTCTAATTGCCGATGCGTTTGGCAAACAGATAGCATCACAACAGGAACTAGAACTTGCCGAACAGCAAGCATCCTAA